A window from Trinickia violacea encodes these proteins:
- a CDS encoding WD40/YVTN/BNR-like repeat-containing protein — protein sequence MIKNAIASIALCCACANGFAQSGGGAPAALPVTPAHAWAGPEHAMLLDAAHAGTRIVAVGEHGIVLLSDDGGRHYRQAKQVPAATTLSSVYFADPQHGWAAGQWGVILATADGGETWTLQRSDTSIDQPLFSVYFENAQHGWAAGLWSLLLETADGGHTWNVAKLPPPPGGGKADRNLYRIFADRTGTLYIAAEKGTVLRSRDHGTTWEYHETGNKGSLWAGTAAPDGSIYVGGLLGHLYRSRDGGDTWTAIDSGSSGSITDLVAAGDRVLGVGLEGFVISGTTGAERFTAKERLDRAELTALIVPGAGANAQASAPILFSKDGVLKSE from the coding sequence ATGATCAAGAACGCTATTGCCAGCATCGCCTTGTGCTGTGCCTGCGCGAACGGCTTCGCCCAGTCGGGTGGCGGCGCACCGGCTGCGCTGCCGGTCACCCCCGCGCATGCCTGGGCCGGCCCGGAGCACGCGATGCTGCTCGACGCGGCGCATGCCGGCACGCGCATCGTCGCGGTCGGGGAGCACGGCATCGTATTGCTGTCCGACGACGGCGGCCGCCACTACCGCCAGGCGAAGCAGGTGCCCGCGGCCACGACGCTCTCGTCGGTCTATTTCGCCGACCCGCAGCACGGCTGGGCAGCGGGCCAGTGGGGCGTGATTCTCGCCACGGCGGACGGCGGCGAAACCTGGACGCTGCAGCGGTCCGACACGTCGATCGACCAGCCGCTCTTTTCCGTGTACTTCGAGAACGCGCAGCATGGCTGGGCGGCGGGCCTGTGGTCGCTGCTGCTCGAAACGGCCGACGGCGGGCACACCTGGAACGTCGCGAAGCTGCCGCCGCCGCCCGGCGGCGGCAAAGCGGACCGCAACCTCTATCGGATCTTCGCCGATCGCACAGGCACGCTCTACATCGCGGCCGAAAAGGGCACGGTGCTGCGCTCGCGCGATCACGGCACGACGTGGGAATACCACGAGACCGGCAACAAGGGCAGCTTGTGGGCCGGTACGGCTGCGCCGGACGGATCGATCTACGTCGGCGGCTTGCTCGGCCACCTGTATCGGAGCCGCGACGGCGGCGATACCTGGACGGCGATCGACTCGGGTTCGAGCGGATCGATCACGGATCTCGTCGCGGCGGGCGACCGGGTGCTCGGTGTCGGCCTGGAAGGTTTCGTGATCAGCGGCACCACGGGGGCCGAGCGTTTCACAGCCAAAGAACGGCTGGATCGTGCGGAGCTGACCGCGCTGATCGTGCCGGGCGCGGGTGCTAACGCACAGGCAAGCGCACCGATTTTGTTTTCGAAGGACGGCGTTCTGAAGTCCGAATGA
- a CDS encoding DUF1302 domain-containing protein, whose amino-acid sequence MKTTGVGVSVSVSLAVLGAASSSAYGYDFTTGLGDLSGSWVSNLTAGAGIRTKSPSCSLTGDPNAFGCGDAANVAQWGGGDMGDLNYRKGQPFSTYISATSELLLTMPSEGYKFMIRGTGMYDFLAGNTARTPLSSTASAQVVYNAQLLDLWGEKDFNLGGEPAHVRLGNQVINWGESYFATNGINATNSVDVQKLLIPGTQLKQALLPAPMLSFAAGLGNGFSTEGYYQFQWNGNRYPPVGTYWSVTNNFGRGAVPFTASTINGNVGGVDAGTIAGANAGNSATLSAINTGLVNGQFAGAPFHSIGIPVSTQLPSEYKPQFGLKLNYRPKNLDVNFGFYYENYTDKSPVLSTLANGSNQWSYLENRQLFGVSANFSLGDWAIGTELSYRPRDAVALSSCFGAGGPLDVNTNGVSGIDCQQWVDKKKFQYDINGQLNLTQSQYPFLKLLHADMAVLTAELTWIYYPGLSSSGVTRTINGQSVTQVPAAGYYTWLNNGSSLGYPIAAAQGTASSVGATIDFNWTYDGTVIPGWQVTPGVTFADALYGYTPTFTANYLQGAKSVNVYVLFNQNPTVWQAGINYTAFFGGHDSVGQPYADRNFVGVFATRTF is encoded by the coding sequence ATGAAAACGACAGGGGTTGGCGTATCTGTTTCTGTTTCACTGGCCGTGCTGGGCGCCGCGTCGTCCAGTGCGTACGGCTACGATTTCACGACAGGTCTTGGGGACCTGTCCGGCTCGTGGGTATCCAACCTGACGGCGGGCGCAGGCATTCGCACCAAGAGCCCGAGCTGTTCGCTGACGGGCGATCCGAACGCCTTCGGCTGTGGCGACGCGGCCAATGTCGCGCAGTGGGGCGGCGGGGATATGGGCGACCTCAACTATAGGAAAGGGCAACCGTTCAGCACGTACATCAGCGCGACGAGCGAACTGCTGCTGACGATGCCCAGCGAGGGCTACAAGTTCATGATCCGCGGCACGGGCATGTACGACTTCCTGGCTGGGAATACCGCGCGTACCCCGCTTTCGAGCACGGCGTCGGCACAAGTCGTCTACAACGCGCAACTGCTCGATTTGTGGGGCGAAAAGGATTTCAACCTCGGCGGAGAGCCGGCACACGTGCGGCTCGGCAACCAGGTCATCAACTGGGGCGAGAGCTACTTCGCCACCAACGGCATCAACGCGACGAACTCGGTCGATGTCCAGAAGCTCTTGATTCCCGGCACGCAACTCAAGCAGGCGCTCTTGCCGGCACCGATGCTGAGCTTTGCGGCAGGGCTCGGAAACGGCTTCAGCACCGAGGGCTACTACCAGTTCCAGTGGAACGGTAACCGCTATCCGCCGGTGGGCACGTACTGGTCGGTGACCAACAACTTCGGGCGCGGGGCGGTGCCGTTCACGGCCAGCACGATCAACGGCAACGTGGGCGGCGTGGATGCCGGCACCATCGCGGGCGCGAACGCCGGCAATTCCGCGACGCTCTCGGCGATCAACACGGGTCTCGTGAACGGACAGTTCGCGGGCGCGCCGTTCCACTCGATCGGCATCCCGGTGTCCACGCAATTGCCGAGCGAGTACAAGCCGCAATTCGGCCTCAAGCTCAACTACCGGCCGAAAAATCTCGATGTGAACTTCGGTTTCTACTACGAGAACTACACGGACAAATCGCCGGTGCTGTCCACGCTCGCGAACGGTTCGAACCAATGGTCGTATCTCGAGAACCGCCAGCTGTTCGGCGTGAGCGCGAACTTCTCGCTCGGCGACTGGGCAATCGGGACCGAGCTGTCATATCGCCCGCGCGATGCCGTGGCGCTCTCGAGCTGCTTTGGCGCGGGCGGTCCGCTCGACGTGAATACGAACGGCGTTTCGGGCATCGACTGCCAGCAATGGGTCGACAAGAAGAAATTCCAGTACGACATCAACGGTCAGCTGAACCTCACGCAAAGCCAGTATCCGTTCCTGAAGCTGCTCCATGCGGACATGGCGGTGCTCACGGCCGAACTGACCTGGATCTACTACCCCGGCTTGAGCTCGAGCGGCGTGACCCGCACGATCAACGGCCAGAGCGTCACCCAGGTGCCCGCCGCCGGCTACTACACGTGGCTGAACAACGGTTCCAGCCTCGGCTACCCGATCGCCGCCGCACAAGGGACGGCGAGCTCGGTAGGCGCGACCATCGACTTCAATTGGACTTACGACGGCACCGTGATTCCCGGCTGGCAGGTCACTCCGGGTGTGACGTTCGCCGACGCGCTGTACGGCTACACGCCGACGTTCACGGCCAACTACCTGCAGGGCGCGAAGTCGGTCAACGTCTATGTGCTGTTCAACCAGAACCCGACGGTCTGGCAGGCGGGCATCAACTACACGGCGTTCTTCGGCGGGCATGACAGCGTCGGACAGCCGTACGCCGACCGGAACTTCGTGGGCGTCTTCGCCACACGCACCTTTTAG
- a CDS encoding helix-turn-helix domain-containing protein: MTPLPCIVTRFETDDVNELAHGLTVFEQRFDQLSAGRFDGRFVEVSFGGVQVYCEHTNQSIHEAGRIRANARGFAIASEVQGRAVFCGSPLAGGELMMLGEGDELDFRTARIMRTVGFVLPAERLAELQIDLPKTGARTAAASSRVICADRTMTVELRLLVERILDGFAGRPDSPGEARNQHAALAQTAIDELETALVVLAQRASESAVARPVWIARRRVVSRAISFIRENVAEPITIGALCKEINVSRRTLQYCFEDVLGIAPLAYLKAVRLNGARRALKSPRSRSLGVGDIAAQWGFWHPSHFREDYRRMFGELPSATRRRQGEGAA; the protein is encoded by the coding sequence ATGACGCCGCTTCCCTGCATCGTGACGCGCTTCGAGACCGACGACGTCAACGAGCTCGCGCACGGCTTGACGGTTTTCGAACAGCGATTCGATCAATTGAGCGCAGGGCGCTTCGACGGCCGGTTTGTCGAAGTGTCGTTCGGCGGTGTGCAAGTCTATTGCGAGCACACGAATCAGTCGATTCACGAGGCGGGCCGGATTCGCGCGAATGCGCGCGGTTTCGCGATCGCCTCCGAAGTGCAGGGGCGTGCCGTGTTTTGCGGCAGCCCGCTTGCCGGCGGCGAGTTGATGATGCTCGGCGAAGGTGACGAGCTCGATTTCCGCACGGCGCGGATCATGCGGACGGTCGGCTTTGTTTTGCCGGCCGAGCGGCTGGCCGAACTTCAGATTGACTTGCCGAAGACGGGTGCGCGAACGGCTGCGGCGAGCTCGCGCGTGATCTGCGCGGATCGCACGATGACTGTCGAGCTGCGGCTTCTGGTCGAGCGGATTCTCGATGGGTTTGCCGGACGTCCGGATAGCCCAGGCGAGGCGCGAAACCAGCACGCCGCCCTCGCGCAAACGGCAATCGATGAGCTGGAGACCGCGCTTGTCGTCCTCGCTCAGCGTGCTTCGGAAAGCGCGGTGGCTCGGCCGGTCTGGATCGCACGGCGGCGCGTGGTCAGTCGCGCGATATCGTTCATTCGCGAGAACGTCGCGGAGCCGATCACGATCGGTGCGCTGTGCAAAGAAATCAACGTGTCGCGCCGCACGCTGCAGTATTGCTTCGAGGACGTGCTTGGCATCGCGCCGCTCGCGTATCTGAAGGCGGTGCGCCTGAACGGCGCGCGGCGAGCGCTGAAGTCGCCGCGCTCGCGCTCGCTTGGCGTCGGCGACATCGCGGCGCAATGGGGCTTCTGGCACCCCTCGCACTTTCGCGAAGACTATCGCCGCATGTTCGGCGAACTGCCCTCGGCGACGAGACGGCGTCAGGGCGAAGGCGCGGCGTAG
- a CDS encoding methyl-accepting chemotaxis protein produces MLATPIQDTPAPDDELSIFQSITGRMQGFLYRQLNDADFTVIYATASIRNVTGYPREDFLGNAVRTLPSLTEPDDEVYVLDIVQDALRKREPWTVDYRIKTAKRGSLWVREMGGGVFDENGELLFLEGLVIEVQGERAARLASEKRLRAITGATGTILEDVDDILRAIRALSILSFNARVEAARAGNTGRGFAVVAAEMKRLADDTDKLAKQISTHVNAVRHVMEDK; encoded by the coding sequence ATGCTCGCCACCCCAATCCAAGACACGCCGGCGCCGGACGACGAACTCTCGATCTTCCAGAGCATTACAGGGCGGATGCAAGGCTTCCTGTACCGCCAATTGAACGACGCCGATTTCACGGTGATCTATGCGACGGCGTCGATCCGCAACGTGACCGGCTACCCGCGCGAAGACTTCCTCGGCAACGCCGTGCGCACCCTGCCCTCGCTGACCGAGCCCGACGACGAGGTCTACGTGCTCGACATCGTGCAGGACGCGCTGCGCAAGCGCGAGCCCTGGACCGTCGACTACCGGATCAAGACCGCGAAACGCGGCTCGCTCTGGGTTCGCGAAATGGGCGGGGGCGTATTCGACGAAAACGGCGAACTGCTGTTTCTCGAGGGCCTCGTGATCGAGGTGCAAGGCGAGCGCGCTGCGCGGCTCGCATCCGAGAAGCGCCTGCGCGCGATCACCGGCGCCACCGGCACGATCCTCGAGGACGTCGACGACATCCTGAGGGCCATCCGCGCGTTGTCGATTCTGTCATTCAACGCGCGCGTCGAGGCGGCCCGCGCCGGCAACACAGGGCGTGGCTTCGCCGTCGTCGCGGCGGAGATGAAGCGGCTCGCGGACGATACCGACAAGCTGGCAAAGCAGATATCGACGCACGTCAACGCCGTGCGCCATGTGATGGAGGACAAGTAG
- a CDS encoding DoxX family protein — protein sequence MIRENSAPYAALLLRVSLGVLFVAHALLKIFVFTIPGTVEFFASLGLPGPLAYAVIVLELGGGLALIVGWHARYFAIPLALDLAGAIVTVHAANGWLFTNKDGGWEYPAFWMVALIVLFLLGDGAFALKSARKPA from the coding sequence ATGATTCGCGAAAATTCCGCTCCCTATGCCGCTCTTTTGCTGCGCGTAAGCCTCGGCGTGCTCTTTGTCGCGCACGCCTTGCTTAAGATCTTTGTCTTTACGATTCCCGGCACCGTCGAGTTCTTCGCGTCGCTGGGCTTGCCCGGGCCGCTTGCCTATGCCGTGATCGTGCTGGAGCTGGGTGGCGGACTGGCGCTGATTGTCGGCTGGCACGCGCGCTATTTCGCGATTCCGCTCGCGCTGGACCTCGCAGGCGCGATCGTCACGGTACACGCGGCGAATGGCTGGCTTTTCACCAACAAGGACGGCGGCTGGGAATATCCAGCGTTTTGGATGGTCGCGTTGATCGTCTTATTCCTGCTCGGCGACGGCGCTTTTGCGCTCAAAAGCGCGCGCAAGCCGGCGTGA
- a CDS encoding aspartate aminotransferase family protein — MSYRESRFWHPMLHPNEMKAREPIRIVRGDGCYVFDDRGRKLVDGVAGLWNVNVGHNRKEVKDAIARQLDELEYFQLFDGISHPRAEELSAVLAGMLEPEGMRRVVYSSGGSDAVETALKLARQYWRVKGQPDRTKFVSLKQGYHGTHFGGASVNGNTVFRRNYEPNLPGCFHVETPWPYRNPFTQDPEELGRICAALLEREIVFQSPDTVAAFIAEPIQGAGGVIVPPANYWPLVREVCDKYGVLLIADEIVTGFGRSGDMFGSRGWGVKPDIMCLAKGISSGYVPLGATIVNARVESAFAENGDFSGAIMHGYTYAGHPVACAAALANLKIVVDEDLPANAKRQGAYLLERLQDFPARFEAVGEVRGKGLMVALDLVADRTTREPIDPASGYANAVAEVARQAGVIVRPVGTKIILSPPLVIEREQIDVLVDALAAGFEKVPFVQ, encoded by the coding sequence ATGAGTTATCGCGAATCCCGCTTCTGGCACCCCATGCTGCATCCGAACGAGATGAAGGCGCGTGAGCCGATCCGGATCGTGCGCGGCGACGGGTGCTATGTGTTCGACGATCGCGGACGCAAGCTCGTCGACGGCGTCGCCGGTCTGTGGAACGTGAACGTCGGCCACAACCGCAAGGAGGTGAAGGACGCAATCGCCCGCCAATTGGACGAGCTCGAATACTTCCAGCTGTTCGACGGCATCTCGCATCCGCGTGCCGAGGAATTGTCGGCCGTGCTGGCCGGCATGCTGGAACCGGAAGGGATGCGGCGGGTGGTCTACAGCTCGGGCGGCTCGGATGCCGTCGAGACAGCGCTCAAGCTTGCGCGGCAATACTGGCGCGTGAAGGGGCAGCCGGACCGGACCAAATTCGTCTCCTTGAAGCAGGGTTATCACGGCACACACTTCGGCGGTGCATCGGTGAACGGCAACACGGTGTTTCGGCGCAACTACGAGCCCAACCTGCCTGGCTGTTTTCATGTCGAGACGCCGTGGCCGTACCGCAATCCGTTCACGCAGGATCCTGAAGAGCTGGGCCGTATCTGCGCGGCCTTGCTCGAACGCGAGATCGTCTTTCAGAGTCCGGATACGGTGGCCGCTTTCATCGCCGAGCCGATTCAGGGTGCGGGCGGCGTGATCGTTCCGCCCGCGAACTATTGGCCGCTCGTGCGCGAAGTGTGCGACAAGTACGGCGTGCTTCTGATCGCGGACGAGATCGTCACCGGCTTCGGCCGTTCAGGCGATATGTTCGGCAGCCGCGGCTGGGGTGTGAAGCCCGACATCATGTGTCTTGCGAAGGGCATTTCGTCGGGGTACGTGCCGCTTGGGGCGACCATCGTCAATGCGCGCGTCGAGTCGGCGTTCGCCGAGAACGGCGATTTCTCCGGCGCGATCATGCATGGCTACACGTATGCGGGGCATCCGGTGGCATGCGCGGCCGCGCTTGCTAATCTGAAGATCGTCGTCGATGAAGACTTGCCCGCGAATGCGAAGCGCCAGGGCGCCTATCTGCTCGAGCGGTTGCAGGACTTTCCGGCACGCTTTGAAGCGGTCGGCGAAGTGCGCGGCAAAGGTCTGATGGTCGCGCTCGATCTCGTCGCCGATCGCACCACGCGCGAGCCGATCGATCCCGCTTCGGGCTACGCCAACGCCGTTGCCGAAGTGGCGCGCCAAGCCGGCGTGATTGTGCGGCCGGTGGGCACCAAGATCATCCTGTCGCCGCCGCTCGTGATCGAGCGCGAACAGATCGATGTGCTCGTCGATGCGCTCGCGGCCGGCTTCGAGAAGGTGCCTTTCGTGCAGTAA
- a CDS encoding efflux RND transporter permease subunit yields the protein MLNRFVIRLETLFFGHRLIVLAAIGIFTAVMAVFAVQLRMEAGFEKQMPIGHEYIKTFQQYRNDLFGANRITVVVRARNGNIWTPQGLKTLYKATQAVMFLPNVDRQGVQSLWTPNAFVNEITEDGFRADPVIDGTITPPQLTPAIVAQVRKAATEGGYIGTLVSHDQDSAMITAELNERDSAGKVLDYVAFNRLLESQIRKPLEDANYEIQIIGFAKQIGDIADGATAVLGFCAVALLLTALAVYWYSHSIRFTVLPIICSLTSLVWQFGTLRLLGFGLDPLAVLVPFLVFAIGVSHGVQQVNYIVRELSHGHSSLEAARRSFSGLLIPGTLALITAFVSFVTLLLIPIPMVRELAITASLGVGYKIVTNLVMLPVAASCFHFTKAYADRALDKRERRSAWLRKLARVAEPRNAYAVLAVTAVVFVLAAWQSRDRVIGTLQPGAPELRADARFNRDAVSIASHYDIGLDWLTVVFESKGTACDNPAVGVFEDDFASLMQRELGVVSVESYPAMLRTYNEGYNEGNPKMNVVPIDSGNYGGISADLGRVKGYMNKDCSMTAVHLFLTDHKATTINRILDDIKQYRASHHLDGVTIRLAAGNAGVLAAINDEVAQSELPMMLYVYAAILILVFFAYRDLRAMVACCAPLTVATFIGYWFMKELQIGLTVATLPVMVLAVGIGVDYAFYIYNRLQLHLASGQPIVKAVEHAMLEVGVATIFTAITLAIGVATWSFSALKFQADMGKLLAFMFVVNLVMAMTALPALAVVLERIFPRRKPVRAPGLLSH from the coding sequence GTGTTGAATCGCTTTGTCATCCGTCTCGAGACACTGTTCTTCGGACATCGCCTGATCGTGCTGGCGGCGATCGGCATCTTTACCGCGGTCATGGCCGTCTTCGCCGTGCAGTTGCGCATGGAGGCCGGCTTCGAGAAGCAGATGCCGATCGGCCACGAGTACATCAAGACCTTCCAGCAGTATCGCAACGACCTGTTCGGCGCGAACCGCATCACCGTGGTCGTGCGCGCACGCAACGGCAATATCTGGACGCCGCAAGGTCTGAAGACGCTGTACAAGGCGACGCAGGCGGTCATGTTCCTGCCCAACGTCGATCGTCAGGGCGTTCAGTCGCTGTGGACGCCGAACGCGTTCGTCAACGAGATCACCGAAGACGGCTTCCGCGCCGATCCGGTCATCGACGGCACGATTACGCCGCCGCAACTGACGCCTGCGATCGTCGCGCAGGTCCGCAAGGCGGCGACCGAAGGCGGCTACATCGGCACGCTGGTCTCGCACGATCAGGACAGCGCGATGATTACGGCGGAACTGAACGAGCGCGACAGCGCAGGGAAGGTGCTCGACTATGTCGCGTTCAACCGTCTGCTCGAAAGCCAGATTCGCAAGCCGTTAGAAGACGCGAACTACGAGATTCAGATCATCGGTTTCGCCAAGCAGATCGGCGATATCGCCGACGGCGCAACGGCCGTGCTCGGCTTTTGCGCCGTCGCGCTGCTGCTGACCGCGCTGGCCGTGTACTGGTACAGCCATTCGATCCGCTTCACGGTGCTGCCGATCATTTGTTCGCTGACGTCGCTCGTCTGGCAGTTCGGCACGCTCAGGCTGCTGGGCTTCGGTCTCGATCCGCTCGCCGTGCTGGTGCCGTTCCTGGTATTCGCGATCGGCGTGTCGCACGGCGTGCAGCAGGTCAACTACATCGTGCGCGAGCTGTCGCATGGGCACAGTTCGCTCGAGGCGGCGCGCCGCAGCTTCAGCGGATTGCTGATCCCGGGCACGCTCGCCCTGATCACGGCGTTCGTCTCGTTCGTTACGCTGCTCCTGATTCCGATTCCGATGGTGCGGGAGCTGGCGATCACCGCATCGCTCGGTGTCGGCTACAAGATCGTCACGAACCTCGTCATGCTGCCGGTGGCCGCATCGTGCTTCCACTTCACGAAGGCCTACGCCGACCGCGCGCTCGACAAGCGCGAGCGGCGCTCGGCGTGGCTGCGCAAGCTCGCACGCGTGGCCGAACCGCGCAACGCCTATGCGGTGCTCGCCGTGACGGCGGTGGTGTTCGTGCTCGCGGCGTGGCAAAGCCGCGACCGCGTGATCGGCACGCTCCAGCCAGGCGCCCCCGAGCTGCGCGCCGATGCGCGCTTCAACCGCGACGCGGTGTCGATCGCGAGCCACTACGACATCGGGCTCGACTGGCTGACGGTGGTGTTCGAATCGAAGGGCACGGCGTGCGACAACCCGGCTGTCGGCGTCTTCGAAGACGACTTCGCGTCGCTGATGCAGCGCGAGCTTGGCGTGGTCTCGGTGGAGTCGTACCCGGCGATGCTGCGCACCTACAACGAAGGCTACAACGAGGGCAATCCGAAGATGAACGTGGTGCCGATCGATTCCGGCAACTACGGCGGCATCTCGGCGGATCTCGGCCGCGTGAAGGGCTACATGAACAAGGACTGCAGCATGACGGCGGTGCACCTGTTCCTGACCGACCACAAGGCGACCACGATCAATCGCATTCTCGACGACATCAAACAGTATCGCGCCTCGCATCATCTCGACGGCGTCACGATCCGGCTCGCCGCCGGCAACGCCGGCGTGCTCGCGGCGATCAACGACGAGGTCGCGCAAAGCGAGCTGCCGATGATGCTTTACGTCTACGCGGCGATCCTGATCCTCGTGTTCTTCGCTTACCGGGATCTGCGCGCGATGGTGGCCTGCTGTGCGCCGCTGACGGTGGCGACGTTCATCGGCTACTGGTTCATGAAGGAGCTGCAGATCGGCCTGACGGTGGCGACGCTGCCGGTGATGGTGCTGGCGGTGGGGATCGGCGTCGATTACGCGTTCTATATCTACAACCGCCTGCAGCTCCATCTCGCCAGCGGGCAGCCGATCGTGAAGGCGGTCGAGCACGCGATGCTCGAAGTCGGCGTGGCGACCATCTTCACCGCGATCACGCTCGCGATCGGTGTCGCCACCTGGAGTTTTTCGGCGCTCAAGTTCCAGGCCGACATGGGCAAGCTGCTCGCCTTCATGTTCGTCGTCAACCTCGTGATGGCGATGACAGCGTTGCCCGCGCTCGCTGTCGTGCTCGAGCGGATATTCCCGCGGCGCAAGCCGGTGCGGGCGCCGGGTCTGCTGAGCCATTGA
- a CDS encoding DUF1329 domain-containing protein — MKRLAKAGVFAALTAIAAAVLAQSSGSPTVTGAESGASADGAIPAFTGRDTPQAGYAYGKFRGDYWKYKNEKPLFSIDAANVDKYADKLTPGQVALFKQVKGYRMDVYPTHRDCSYPDWVLENTKKNGEGASKLDSTGDHLQSAVLPGLPFPGAKSGQQAIWNYLTRYRGVGAAWDKVYTMVSPRPGSTDWISVTSRQTEYFPWGAKGANPLGAKDPLFSIYYGYDSPAAMAGQGVVQTFHFADNQAEAYYYFPGQRRVRRMPSYNYDAPQIGFENQYTVDEPWLFNGDIDRFDWKLIGKKEMYVPYNDFAMYDFRKSVGDVFKNDQVDPSARRYELHRVYVLEATLKSNMRHISQKKVLYLDEDTYLALVGEDYDAQGKLWKTKEGYPVPLWELGGTCDIEPFAQYNLLNGRYVDDQTVIGAGTDVHYFESSSDPRFSSNYYSAENLRSISER, encoded by the coding sequence ATGAAACGACTGGCCAAAGCAGGCGTCTTTGCCGCACTGACTGCGATCGCTGCTGCAGTGCTCGCCCAATCGTCGGGGTCGCCGACGGTCACCGGTGCGGAGAGCGGTGCGAGCGCGGATGGCGCGATTCCCGCATTCACGGGCCGCGACACGCCGCAGGCGGGATACGCCTACGGCAAGTTCCGCGGCGACTACTGGAAATACAAGAACGAGAAGCCGCTTTTCTCGATCGATGCCGCCAACGTCGACAAGTACGCGGACAAACTCACGCCCGGCCAGGTGGCGCTCTTCAAGCAGGTCAAGGGCTACCGGATGGACGTCTACCCGACCCATCGCGATTGCAGCTACCCGGACTGGGTGCTGGAGAACACGAAGAAGAACGGCGAGGGCGCCAGCAAGCTCGATTCGACGGGCGACCACCTGCAGAGCGCCGTGCTGCCCGGCCTGCCGTTTCCGGGCGCCAAGAGCGGTCAGCAGGCGATCTGGAATTATCTGACGCGCTATCGCGGAGTCGGCGCGGCGTGGGACAAGGTCTACACGATGGTGTCGCCGCGTCCCGGCAGCACCGACTGGATCTCGGTGACGAGCCGCCAGACCGAGTATTTCCCCTGGGGCGCGAAGGGCGCGAACCCGCTCGGCGCGAAGGATCCGCTGTTCTCGATCTACTACGGCTACGACTCGCCGGCCGCGATGGCGGGCCAGGGCGTGGTGCAGACCTTCCACTTCGCGGACAACCAGGCCGAGGCCTACTACTACTTCCCGGGCCAGCGCCGCGTGCGCCGCATGCCGTCGTACAACTATGACGCTCCGCAAATCGGCTTCGAAAACCAGTACACGGTCGACGAACCCTGGCTCTTCAATGGCGACATCGACCGCTTCGATTGGAAGCTGATCGGCAAGAAGGAGATGTACGTGCCGTACAACGACTTCGCGATGTACGACTTCCGCAAGAGCGTCGGCGACGTCTTCAAGAACGACCAGGTCGACCCGTCGGCGCGGCGCTATGAGCTGCACCGCGTCTACGTGCTCGAGGCGACGCTCAAGTCGAACATGCGCCACATCTCCCAGAAGAAAGTGCTGTACCTCGACGAGGACACCTACCTCGCGCTCGTCGGCGAGGACTATGACGCCCAAGGCAAGCTCTGGAAGACCAAGGAAGGCTATCCGGTACCGCTGTGGGAATTGGGCGGAACCTGCGACATCGAGCCTTTCGCCCAATACAACCTGCTCAACGGCCGCTACGTGGATGACCAGACGGTGATCGGCGCCGGAACGGACGTGCACTACTTCGAGTCCTCGAGCGATCCGCGTTTCTCTTCCAACTACTACTCCGCGGAAAACCTTCGCTCGATCAGCGAGCGCTGA